One window of the Zea mays cultivar B73 chromosome 3, Zm-B73-REFERENCE-NAM-5.0, whole genome shotgun sequence genome contains the following:
- the LOC103650490 gene encoding NAC domain-containing protein 21/22 isoform X1: MSMSFLSMVEAELPPGFRFHPRDDELICDYLAPKLGAKPGFSGCRPPMVDVDLNKVEPWDLPVAASVGPREWYFFSLKDRKYATGQRTNRATVSGYWKATGKDRPVVAARRGALVGMRKTLVFYQGRAPKGRKTEWVMHEYRMEPAAPLLDHQPSSSNSKQDEDWVLCRVICKKKLAAGGRAGGGSSRSLVASNGGRETAPATPPPPPLPPRMDTDATLAQLQAAMHATAGALEQVPCFSSFNNNTASSRAAAAAAAAQPCYLPSMATGGSHGTTSYYLDHAMLPPELGGCFDPLHGDKKLLKAVLGQLGGDAVAPGLSLQHEMAAGAVVASSAWMNHF; the protein is encoded by the exons ATGTCGATGAGCTTCTTGAGCATGGTGGAGGCGGAGCTGCCGCCGGGGTTCCGGTTCCACCCGAGGGACGACGAGCTCATCTGCGACTACCTCGCGCCCAAGCTCGGCGCCAAGCCCGGCTTCTCCGGCTGCCGCCCGCCCATGGtcgacgtcgacctcaacaaggtCGAGCCATGGGACCTCCCCG TGGCGGCGTCGGTGGGGCCGCGGGAGTGGTACTTCTTCAGCCTCAAGGACCGCAAGTACGCGACGGGGCAGCGGACGAACCGGGCCACGGTGTCCGGGTACTGGAAGGCGACGGGGAAGGACCGACCCGTGGTGGCGGCGCGGCGAGGCGCGCTGGTGGGGATGCGCAAGACGCTCGTGTTCTACCAGGGGAGGGCGCCCAAGGGCAGGAAGACGGAGTGGGTGATGCACGAGTACAGGATGGAGCCAGCTGCTCCTCTTCTTGATCACCAACCCTCCTCATCCAACTCCAAG CAGGATGAAGATTGGGTGCTGTGCAGAGTCATCTGCAAGAAGAAACTGGCAGCAGGAGGCCGCGCAGGAGGGGGCAGCTCGAGGAGCCTGGTCGCCAGCAACGGCGGCCGCGAGACCGCGCCAGccaccccgccgccgccgccgctgccaccTCGCATGGACACGGACGCCACCCTAGCACAGCTCCAGGCCGCCATGCACGCCACCGCCGGCGCGCTCGAGCAGGTGCCCTGCTTCTCCAGCTTCAACAACAACACTGCCAGCTCTAGAGCTGctgccgcagcagcagcagcgcagCCATGCTACCTGCCCAGCATGGCCACAGGCGGCAGCCACGGCACGACGAGCTACTACCTAGACCACGCGATGCTGCCGCCTGAGCTGGGTGGCTGCTTCGATCCTCTCCACGGCGACAAGAAGCTGCTCAAGGCGGTGCTGGGCCAGCTCGGCGGCGACGCGGTGGCGCCGGGCCTGAGCCTGCAGCACGAGATGGCCGCGGGCGCTGTCGTCGCTTCATCCGCTTGGATGAATCACTTCTAG
- the LOC100216669 gene encoding uncharacterized protein isoform X1, which yields MAAAPASVGCGGAYSCETAERTREWMQALATFLGRHRPLLEAHVVNFFKDRLWELVDAEWMECLRREPVESLLKLPSGCVQEHWPATLREFVLTARSLVIPREQKAPQSLVSDIHVAPVGTVLAQGMNSKKKHEIENLAAVVHAIAKRCGAKTVVDVGSGQGYLAQALSFEYQLRVVAIDASSHHASVTIARAERIKKHYAAKCVEKQLLMVPRAVTCHVLSSDTLAAVTLDACKDDNGEHVRDTKTSTKKITQIQESTQGTPPLILAGLHACGDLSVNMLRVFVSCEQVKALVSIGCCYNLLSEDTYEDTDTCPGFPMSKAAKHSELVLGKSIRDLACQSAERWRNLTMDIALQNFDVHAFRAAFQMVLEKYFPEVSRLSPSIGRQGKALRRQRLRKVVESQMTTKKNDDFSCSTLKEQNKNTNDVHPVIHEVDTGPDDIHQNAHQKFILFKDFTLSGLGRLGCGSVEDTSLLEIWKDVQPFSEYIGPFWCLRAALGPLVETYILLDRLLYLQERSNLVEALLFPLFDPTISPRNMAVIAWKLCANSSEA from the exons ATGGCGGCGGCTCCGGCGAGCGTCGGCTGCGGCGGCGCGTACTCTTGCGAGACGGCGGAGCGTACCCGCGAGTGGATGCAGGCCCTGGCCACTTTCCTCGGCCGCCACCGTCCGCTCCTCGAGGCCCACGTCGTCAACTTTTTCAAG GACAGGCTGTGGGAGCTAGTGGACGCCGAGTGGATGGAGTGCCTCCGGCGGGAGCCCGTCGAGAGCTTGCTCAAGCTGCCATCTGGATGCGTCCAG GAGCACTGGCCTGCTACACTGCGAGAGTTTGTGCTTACTGCTAGGTCGCTTGTGATTCCACGGGAGCAGAAGGCTCCGCAATCG CTTGTATCTGACATTCATGTAGCCCCAGTTGGCACTGTTCTCGCTCAGGGCATGAACTCAAAGAAGAAGCACGAA ATTGAAaatctagctgctgtggttcatgcaatTGCAAAGAGGTGTGGAGCCAAGACAGTGGTTGATGTAGGTTCTGGCCAG GGTTATCTCGCACAGGCCTTATCTTTTGAGTACCAACTCCGTGTTGTAGCAATAGATGCTTCATCACACCATGCATCAGTTACAATTGCTCGTGCAGAAAGAATAAAGAAGCACTATGCTGCTAAATG TGTGGAGAAGCAACTGCTCATGGTACCTAGGGCAGTCACCTGTCATGTTCTTTCTAGTGACACATTGGCAGCAGTCACATTAGATGCATGTAAGGATGACAATGGAGAACATGTGAGAGATACTAAAACATCTACTAAGAAAATCACTCAAATCCAGGAATCAACTCAGGGCACCCCTCCATTAATCCTGGCTGGTCTTCATGCATGTGGTGATCTTTCAGTTAACATGCTAAG AGTTTTTGTGTCCTGTGAACAAGTAAAAGCATTGGTAAGCATTGGCTGctgttacaacttgctttctgaggATACTTATGAGGACACAGATACCTGCCCTGGTTTTCCTATGAGCAAGGCTGCCAAACATTCTGAATTGGTACTTGGGAAAAGCATCCGTGACCTTGCATGTCAG AGCGCAGAGAGATGGAGAAATCTCACCATGGACATTGCATTGCAAAATTTTGATGTACATGCCTTCCGAGCTGCATTTCAAATG GTACTTGAGAAATATTTTCCAGAAGTGTCAAGGTTGAGTCCATCAATTGGAAGGCAAGGAAAAGCTCTTCGACGTCAGAGGCTTCGAAAAGTTGTGGAATCACAAATGACTACAAAGAAAAATGATGATTTCTCCTGTTCAACTTTAAAGGAACAAAACAAGAACACAAACGATGTTCATCCAGTCATACATGAAGTTGACACAGGGCCAGATGACATCCATCAGAACGCACATCAAAAGTTCATCCTGTTCAAAGATTTCACATTATCTGGATTAGGTCGCCTTGGCTGTGGCTCAGTGGAAGACACGAGTCTTCTTGAAATATGGAAGGACGTGCAACCCTTCTCT GAATATATAGGTCCCTTTTGGTGCCTTCGAGCTGCTTTAGGTCCACTGGTGGAAACATATATTTTACTTGATCGGTTATTGTATCTTCAAGAGCGAAGCAACCTAGTTGAAGCATTGCTGTTTCCTCTGTTTGATCCTACCATTTCTCCAAGGAACATGGCCGTAATTGCTTGGAAGTTATGTGCAAATTCTTCAGAAGCATGA
- the LOC103650490 gene encoding NAC domain-containing protein 21/22 isoform X2: protein MSMSFLSMVEAELPPGFRFHPRDDELICDYLAPKLGAKPGFSGCRPPMVDVDLNKVEPWDLPVAASVGPREWYFFSLKDRKYATGQRTNRATVSGYWKATGKDRPVVAARRGALVGMRKTLVFYQGRAPKGRKTEWVMHEYRMEPAAPLLDHQPSSSNSKDEDWVLCRVICKKKLAAGGRAGGGSSRSLVASNGGRETAPATPPPPPLPPRMDTDATLAQLQAAMHATAGALEQVPCFSSFNNNTASSRAAAAAAAAQPCYLPSMATGGSHGTTSYYLDHAMLPPELGGCFDPLHGDKKLLKAVLGQLGGDAVAPGLSLQHEMAAGAVVASSAWMNHF from the exons ATGTCGATGAGCTTCTTGAGCATGGTGGAGGCGGAGCTGCCGCCGGGGTTCCGGTTCCACCCGAGGGACGACGAGCTCATCTGCGACTACCTCGCGCCCAAGCTCGGCGCCAAGCCCGGCTTCTCCGGCTGCCGCCCGCCCATGGtcgacgtcgacctcaacaaggtCGAGCCATGGGACCTCCCCG TGGCGGCGTCGGTGGGGCCGCGGGAGTGGTACTTCTTCAGCCTCAAGGACCGCAAGTACGCGACGGGGCAGCGGACGAACCGGGCCACGGTGTCCGGGTACTGGAAGGCGACGGGGAAGGACCGACCCGTGGTGGCGGCGCGGCGAGGCGCGCTGGTGGGGATGCGCAAGACGCTCGTGTTCTACCAGGGGAGGGCGCCCAAGGGCAGGAAGACGGAGTGGGTGATGCACGAGTACAGGATGGAGCCAGCTGCTCCTCTTCTTGATCACCAACCCTCCTCATCCAACTCCAAG GATGAAGATTGGGTGCTGTGCAGAGTCATCTGCAAGAAGAAACTGGCAGCAGGAGGCCGCGCAGGAGGGGGCAGCTCGAGGAGCCTGGTCGCCAGCAACGGCGGCCGCGAGACCGCGCCAGccaccccgccgccgccgccgctgccaccTCGCATGGACACGGACGCCACCCTAGCACAGCTCCAGGCCGCCATGCACGCCACCGCCGGCGCGCTCGAGCAGGTGCCCTGCTTCTCCAGCTTCAACAACAACACTGCCAGCTCTAGAGCTGctgccgcagcagcagcagcgcagCCATGCTACCTGCCCAGCATGGCCACAGGCGGCAGCCACGGCACGACGAGCTACTACCTAGACCACGCGATGCTGCCGCCTGAGCTGGGTGGCTGCTTCGATCCTCTCCACGGCGACAAGAAGCTGCTCAAGGCGGTGCTGGGCCAGCTCGGCGGCGACGCGGTGGCGCCGGGCCTGAGCCTGCAGCACGAGATGGCCGCGGGCGCTGTCGTCGCTTCATCCGCTTGGATGAATCACTTCTAG
- the LOC100216669 gene encoding uncharacterized protein isoform X2 yields the protein MAAAPASVGCGGAYSCETAERTREWMQALATFLGRHRPLLEAHVVNFFKDRLWELVDAEWMECLRREPVESLLKLPSGCVQEHWPATLREFVLTARSLVIPREQKAPQSLVSDIHVAPVGTVLAQGMNSKKKHEIENLAAVVHAIAKRCGAKTVVDVGSGQGYLAQALSFEYQLRVVAIDASSHHASVTIARAERIKKHYAAKCVEKQLLMVPRAVTCHVLSSDTLAAVTLDACKDDNGEHVRDTKTSTKKITQIQESTQGTPPLILAGLHACGDLSVNMLRVFVSCEQVKALVSIGCCYNLLSEDTYEDTDTCPGFPMSKAAKHSELVLGKSIRDLACQSAERWRNLTMDIALQNFDVHAFRAAFQMVLEKYFPEVSRLSPSIGRQGKALRRQRLRKVVESQMTTKKNDDFSCSTLKEQNKNTNDVHPVIHEVDTGPDDIHQNAHQKFILFKDFTLSGLGRLGCGSVEDTSLLEIWKDVQPFSVPFGAFELL from the exons ATGGCGGCGGCTCCGGCGAGCGTCGGCTGCGGCGGCGCGTACTCTTGCGAGACGGCGGAGCGTACCCGCGAGTGGATGCAGGCCCTGGCCACTTTCCTCGGCCGCCACCGTCCGCTCCTCGAGGCCCACGTCGTCAACTTTTTCAAG GACAGGCTGTGGGAGCTAGTGGACGCCGAGTGGATGGAGTGCCTCCGGCGGGAGCCCGTCGAGAGCTTGCTCAAGCTGCCATCTGGATGCGTCCAG GAGCACTGGCCTGCTACACTGCGAGAGTTTGTGCTTACTGCTAGGTCGCTTGTGATTCCACGGGAGCAGAAGGCTCCGCAATCG CTTGTATCTGACATTCATGTAGCCCCAGTTGGCACTGTTCTCGCTCAGGGCATGAACTCAAAGAAGAAGCACGAA ATTGAAaatctagctgctgtggttcatgcaatTGCAAAGAGGTGTGGAGCCAAGACAGTGGTTGATGTAGGTTCTGGCCAG GGTTATCTCGCACAGGCCTTATCTTTTGAGTACCAACTCCGTGTTGTAGCAATAGATGCTTCATCACACCATGCATCAGTTACAATTGCTCGTGCAGAAAGAATAAAGAAGCACTATGCTGCTAAATG TGTGGAGAAGCAACTGCTCATGGTACCTAGGGCAGTCACCTGTCATGTTCTTTCTAGTGACACATTGGCAGCAGTCACATTAGATGCATGTAAGGATGACAATGGAGAACATGTGAGAGATACTAAAACATCTACTAAGAAAATCACTCAAATCCAGGAATCAACTCAGGGCACCCCTCCATTAATCCTGGCTGGTCTTCATGCATGTGGTGATCTTTCAGTTAACATGCTAAG AGTTTTTGTGTCCTGTGAACAAGTAAAAGCATTGGTAAGCATTGGCTGctgttacaacttgctttctgaggATACTTATGAGGACACAGATACCTGCCCTGGTTTTCCTATGAGCAAGGCTGCCAAACATTCTGAATTGGTACTTGGGAAAAGCATCCGTGACCTTGCATGTCAG AGCGCAGAGAGATGGAGAAATCTCACCATGGACATTGCATTGCAAAATTTTGATGTACATGCCTTCCGAGCTGCATTTCAAATG GTACTTGAGAAATATTTTCCAGAAGTGTCAAGGTTGAGTCCATCAATTGGAAGGCAAGGAAAAGCTCTTCGACGTCAGAGGCTTCGAAAAGTTGTGGAATCACAAATGACTACAAAGAAAAATGATGATTTCTCCTGTTCAACTTTAAAGGAACAAAACAAGAACACAAACGATGTTCATCCAGTCATACATGAAGTTGACACAGGGCCAGATGACATCCATCAGAACGCACATCAAAAGTTCATCCTGTTCAAAGATTTCACATTATCTGGATTAGGTCGCCTTGGCTGTGGCTCAGTGGAAGACACGAGTCTTCTTGAAATATGGAAGGACGTGCAACCCTTCTCT GTCCCTTTTGGTGCCTTCGAGCTGCTTTAG
- the LOC100216669 gene encoding uncharacterized protein isoform X3, translating into MECLRREPVESLLKLPSGCVQEHWPATLREFVLTARSLVIPREQKAPQSLVSDIHVAPVGTVLAQGMNSKKKHEIENLAAVVHAIAKRCGAKTVVDVGSGQGYLAQALSFEYQLRVVAIDASSHHASVTIARAERIKKHYAAKCVEKQLLMVPRAVTCHVLSSDTLAAVTLDACKDDNGEHVRDTKTSTKKITQIQESTQGTPPLILAGLHACGDLSVNMLRVFVSCEQVKALVSIGCCYNLLSEDTYEDTDTCPGFPMSKAAKHSELVLGKSIRDLACQSAERWRNLTMDIALQNFDVHAFRAAFQMVLEKYFPEVSRLSPSIGRQGKALRRQRLRKVVESQMTTKKNDDFSCSTLKEQNKNTNDVHPVIHEVDTGPDDIHQNAHQKFILFKDFTLSGLGRLGCGSVEDTSLLEIWKDVQPFSEYIGPFWCLRAALGPLVETYILLDRLLYLQERSNLVEALLFPLFDPTISPRNMAVIAWKLCANSSEA; encoded by the exons ATGGAGTGCCTCCGGCGGGAGCCCGTCGAGAGCTTGCTCAAGCTGCCATCTGGATGCGTCCAG GAGCACTGGCCTGCTACACTGCGAGAGTTTGTGCTTACTGCTAGGTCGCTTGTGATTCCACGGGAGCAGAAGGCTCCGCAATCG CTTGTATCTGACATTCATGTAGCCCCAGTTGGCACTGTTCTCGCTCAGGGCATGAACTCAAAGAAGAAGCACGAA ATTGAAaatctagctgctgtggttcatgcaatTGCAAAGAGGTGTGGAGCCAAGACAGTGGTTGATGTAGGTTCTGGCCAG GGTTATCTCGCACAGGCCTTATCTTTTGAGTACCAACTCCGTGTTGTAGCAATAGATGCTTCATCACACCATGCATCAGTTACAATTGCTCGTGCAGAAAGAATAAAGAAGCACTATGCTGCTAAATG TGTGGAGAAGCAACTGCTCATGGTACCTAGGGCAGTCACCTGTCATGTTCTTTCTAGTGACACATTGGCAGCAGTCACATTAGATGCATGTAAGGATGACAATGGAGAACATGTGAGAGATACTAAAACATCTACTAAGAAAATCACTCAAATCCAGGAATCAACTCAGGGCACCCCTCCATTAATCCTGGCTGGTCTTCATGCATGTGGTGATCTTTCAGTTAACATGCTAAG AGTTTTTGTGTCCTGTGAACAAGTAAAAGCATTGGTAAGCATTGGCTGctgttacaacttgctttctgaggATACTTATGAGGACACAGATACCTGCCCTGGTTTTCCTATGAGCAAGGCTGCCAAACATTCTGAATTGGTACTTGGGAAAAGCATCCGTGACCTTGCATGTCAG AGCGCAGAGAGATGGAGAAATCTCACCATGGACATTGCATTGCAAAATTTTGATGTACATGCCTTCCGAGCTGCATTTCAAATG GTACTTGAGAAATATTTTCCAGAAGTGTCAAGGTTGAGTCCATCAATTGGAAGGCAAGGAAAAGCTCTTCGACGTCAGAGGCTTCGAAAAGTTGTGGAATCACAAATGACTACAAAGAAAAATGATGATTTCTCCTGTTCAACTTTAAAGGAACAAAACAAGAACACAAACGATGTTCATCCAGTCATACATGAAGTTGACACAGGGCCAGATGACATCCATCAGAACGCACATCAAAAGTTCATCCTGTTCAAAGATTTCACATTATCTGGATTAGGTCGCCTTGGCTGTGGCTCAGTGGAAGACACGAGTCTTCTTGAAATATGGAAGGACGTGCAACCCTTCTCT GAATATATAGGTCCCTTTTGGTGCCTTCGAGCTGCTTTAGGTCCACTGGTGGAAACATATATTTTACTTGATCGGTTATTGTATCTTCAAGAGCGAAGCAACCTAGTTGAAGCATTGCTGTTTCCTCTGTTTGATCCTACCATTTCTCCAAGGAACATGGCCGTAATTGCTTGGAAGTTATGTGCAAATTCTTCAGAAGCATGA